Proteins co-encoded in one Myxococcales bacterium genomic window:
- a CDS encoding 1-acyl-sn-glycerol-3-phosphate acyltransferase codes for MRVLRFAAAVLVAFVLAHILYFVVLLIAPFDPARAKVNRIGRIWTGAWKRILGIKIHVYGEENIRNGGPYLFVSNHVSYLDVLALYNDFPVQLRFLAKKTLVWVPVFGIAFYTLDHVYIDRRKKNAQRGRLELMAEKFRQGKNICIFPGGRRAADGRLGEWKKGAFVLATQHHIPVVPVGIVGSAALHGIGDFFPRPGTITIRIGRPIITERLTYDDRDTLLRQTQEAVRELIENDSHE; via the coding sequence ATGCGAGTATTGCGTTTTGCGGCAGCCGTATTGGTTGCCTTTGTTTTGGCGCACATTTTGTACTTTGTGGTGCTGCTGATAGCGCCGTTTGACCCGGCTCGCGCCAAGGTCAATCGCATCGGAAGAATCTGGACTGGGGCCTGGAAGCGGATTCTGGGAATCAAAATTCACGTTTACGGCGAGGAAAATATCCGGAATGGCGGTCCTTATCTTTTCGTTTCCAATCACGTGAGCTACCTGGATGTCCTGGCGCTCTATAACGACTTTCCGGTTCAGTTGCGTTTTCTGGCGAAGAAAACCTTGGTCTGGGTGCCGGTTTTCGGGATCGCCTTTTACACCCTGGATCACGTGTACATCGACCGCCGGAAGAAAAACGCGCAGCGAGGTCGCCTGGAGTTGATGGCCGAAAAATTTCGCCAAGGCAAGAACATCTGCATTTTCCCCGGCGGCCGGCGCGCCGCCGACGGACGCCTGGGCGAATGGAAAAAGGGCGCTTTCGTGCTGGCGACCCAACACCACATCCCCGTCGTGCCGGTGGGCATCGTCGGCTCGGCGGCCTTGCACGGCATCGGCGATTTTTTTCCGCGCCCGGGTACCATCACCATTCGCATCGGTCGGCCGATTATCACCGAACGGCTGACCTACGATGATCGCGATACATTATTGCGGCAGACCCAAGAAGCGGTGAGGGAGCTAATTGAAAATGACAGCCATGAATGA
- a CDS encoding glycosyltransferase: protein MIRLLLIAEGARFAGIEGHLVTLLRALPADEVAPQLAVFNRGPLAERVAALGVPVHFIERQTKYDPGAIRRVARLVAETGTGIVHTHGYLANVIAARALADGRVPLVTTVHGAPEPFGGWAGLKMKINLALDRRAMKRVCRRVIVVATHLAEALAQQGVPAEKIKVIYNGLPPWSAESAQRYQSRGRLDLAPDALAVAFVGRLEPVKDPLAFVEFAHLVHDYHPNTTFLVAGHGPLQEAMCRRVQELGLLPHVRFLGFVDDMDSLLAAADLLVLTSRHEGIPFAALEAMRAGVPVVAPAVGGLPELLGGLDGLLSPAHDVRQLAALAVRLLGDRPRLAQAGAEVTARFDERFTAAGMVEKLLGVYREILAEVA, encoded by the coding sequence ATGATCCGCTTGCTGCTCATCGCCGAAGGCGCCCGCTTCGCCGGCATCGAAGGCCATCTGGTGACCCTGCTGCGCGCGCTGCCCGCCGACGAGGTCGCGCCGCAATTGGCGGTATTCAATCGCGGCCCCCTGGCCGAACGCGTCGCGGCGCTCGGCGTGCCGGTGCATTTCATCGAACGCCAGACCAAGTATGATCCCGGCGCGATCCGCCGCGTGGCGCGACTGGTCGCGGAGACCGGCACCGGGATCGTCCATACGCACGGCTACCTGGCCAACGTGATCGCCGCCCGGGCGCTGGCCGACGGCCGCGTGCCGCTGGTCACGACGGTGCACGGCGCGCCCGAACCGTTCGGCGGCTGGGCCGGTTTGAAGATGAAAATCAACCTGGCGCTCGATCGCCGGGCGATGAAACGGGTTTGCCGGCGGGTCATCGTGGTGGCGACCCATCTGGCGGAGGCGTTGGCGCAACAGGGCGTGCCGGCCGAAAAGATCAAGGTCATTTACAACGGGTTGCCGCCGTGGAGCGCCGAATCCGCGCAACGTTACCAAAGCCGCGGCCGGTTGGACCTGGCGCCCGACGCCCTGGCTGTCGCGTTCGTCGGCCGGCTCGAGCCGGTGAAGGATCCGCTGGCGTTCGTCGAATTCGCCCACCTGGTGCACGATTACCATCCGAACACCACGTTTTTAGTCGCGGGCCACGGGCCGCTGCAGGAAGCCATGTGCCGGCGGGTCCAGGAACTCGGTTTGTTGCCGCACGTGCGGTTCCTCGGTTTCGTGGACGACATGGATTCGCTGCTGGCGGCCGCCGACCTACTGGTGCTGACCAGCCGTCACGAGGGCATTCCGTTCGCGGCGCTGGAAGCCATGCGAGCGGGGGTGCCGGTCGTCGCGCCGGCCGTGGGCGGTTTGCCGGAACTGCTGGGCGGTTTGGACGGTTTGCTGTCGCCGGCGCACGATGTACGGCAACTGGCGGCGCTGGCCGTTCGCCTGCTCGGCGACCGGCCGCGCTTGGCCCAGGCCGGCGCGGAAGTCACGGCTCGTTTCGACGAGCGGTTCACGGCCGCCGGAATGGTGGAAAAACTGCTCGGCGTTTACCGGGAAATCCTCGCGGAGGTCGCGTGA
- a CDS encoding sigma-54-dependent Fis family transcriptional regulator — translation MTSAGDVSEIIGRSKPMQDILRLVERVAPFKSTVLIGGESGTGKEIIARAIHDKSPRRSEPFVAVNCGAIPENLIEAELFGHVKGAYTGAVATREGFFEKAQKGTLFLDEIGDLPLSLQVKILRALQEEEIVRVGDRRPIKLDIRFIAATNRNLDQDVHEGRFRADLFYRLNVVSIQVPPLRERLDDLPLFVHHFVQSICRRLGKRLEGVSREAIGMMRNYEWPGNIRELENVLEQTILMMDDDQLLEPRHLPLFMERRGAERRRRMWEEALDRKLSLDEYAREFVVRFQEQHTEKELANFLGITPKTLWEKRKKWGLPRTRH, via the coding sequence ATGACCTCCGCCGGCGATGTGTCGGAAATCATCGGCCGTAGCAAACCGATGCAGGATATCCTGCGGTTGGTCGAGCGCGTGGCGCCCTTCAAATCCACGGTATTGATCGGCGGCGAAAGCGGCACCGGCAAGGAAATCATCGCCCGGGCGATTCACGACAAGAGTCCGCGCCGAAGCGAACCTTTCGTCGCGGTGAACTGCGGCGCCATTCCCGAGAACCTGATCGAGGCCGAGCTTTTCGGTCACGTCAAAGGCGCCTACACCGGGGCGGTCGCCACCCGCGAGGGTTTTTTTGAAAAAGCGCAGAAGGGCACGCTGTTTCTCGACGAAATCGGCGACCTGCCGTTGTCGCTGCAGGTGAAAATCCTGCGCGCCCTGCAGGAAGAGGAGATCGTGCGCGTCGGCGACCGGCGGCCGATCAAGCTCGACATCCGGTTCATCGCGGCGACCAACCGCAACCTGGACCAGGACGTCCACGAGGGCCGGTTCCGGGCCGACCTGTTTTACCGGCTGAACGTGGTGAGTATTCAGGTGCCGCCGTTGCGCGAACGGCTCGATGATCTGCCGCTGTTCGTGCACCACTTCGTGCAGTCGATCTGCCGGCGCCTGGGCAAGCGCCTCGAGGGCGTCAGCCGCGAAGCGATCGGCATGATGCGCAACTACGAATGGCCCGGCAACATCCGCGAACTGGAAAACGTGCTCGAACAGACCATTTTGATGATGGATGACGACCAGCTCCTTGAACCGCGGCATCTGCCGTTGTTCATGGAGCGCCGCGGGGCCGAACGCCGCCGCCGCATGTGGGAAGAGGCGCTGGATCGCAAGTTGTCGCTCGACGAATACGCCCGCGAATTCGTCGTCCGTTTTCAGGAACAGCACACGGAAAAGGAATTGGCGAACTTTCTCGGCATTACCCCCAAAACGCTGTGGGAAAAGCGAAAAAAATGGGGCCTGCCGCGGACGCGCCACTAA
- a CDS encoding glycosyltransferase: protein MKQQRAVVVTCAAQNAALAAIRSLHDAGWRVIAVDHNPRAKGFVSRGCDERWLSPVSPASKPAAYAAWLLEQLRAKPAEVLVPVTDAAIFALLPRRDELEALTAVPWPSTAALEEAADKNRTFALAAELGLAIPPQVVWRREEPLPPAMTYPTVIKPLRSMIDGGKIAVAYAADEAELRARTADWPAAAFPVLLQERVVGAGEGYFGVWRHGEPVVECAHRRRREMPPSGGVSTLREAIPLTDDLREPARRLLAHWRWHGPAMVEFKRGHDGRPYLMEVNGRLWGSLQLAVDAGIDIPLASVLVAVGESVPPMTYHPGVRTRWELGDLDALITRLFKRDRDLKLPPNALSRGRWIWDFVADFFRAGVRTELWRRNDTHPFWRDLRNWMVNKRWMVAKRVKTPAATRAVSHLHSTISYDGEMSVAAIATLLHLRGVHVGLIAEHVNNLTQADVDRLAAECRRYSEADLLLVPGLEFATAEGCHVLGLGCAKLIEETDPARLTAAIRAAGGLAVLAHPHSECLTADSPLVRSLDGVEIWNTMHDGAYVPNPQSVDRWLELGRRGIDLAPLHGNDFHCRDHFKRPRLEFPDLKERPLDWPTVREAIRARRYRLSNDWLQVPADRRLAWWNPLFHLLKAAQRTVSKLKQRLTAGRVTPCWEYLGCEADACCVAREQGSSGLQCWRIVGTFAGQDRRGPCCRHLPDCRECEYYRFRNAPGDAGRPRRILHLIETVNPGGAELMMLNLIGALDRRRYTSHVVLIKHGWLETRLREMGVPVTVLPLQRKLDWRFARAVARLARRRHFDLLHSHEFTMNGYAFFAGRLARKATVATVHGNLEYLAQKRRRQWFYWWIAGRSGPMVTVSEELKRRLSADFKLSAERLTVIHNGVALPAAEPDAARRRELRGELGLPADATLLGVIGRLHPVKGQDVLLAALPELRARFPRVHLGIVGQGLQQPFLAERVRELGLTDAVTFAGYRENIREYLGAFDLIVVPSRYEGLSLLLIEAMAAGRPIVATRVGGNPEAIADGVSGLLVPPDDPAALAAAAGRILGDPELAAGLGRAARARAEESFSIAAMLAAYDELYRRKMEQRS from the coding sequence ATGAAACAGCAACGCGCCGTCGTCGTCACCTGCGCCGCCCAGAACGCGGCCCTCGCCGCCATTCGCAGCCTGCACGACGCGGGTTGGCGGGTGATCGCAGTCGATCACAACCCGCGGGCGAAGGGGTTCGTCAGCCGGGGATGCGACGAGCGCTGGTTGTCGCCGGTTTCGCCGGCCAGCAAACCGGCCGCCTATGCCGCCTGGTTGCTGGAGCAGTTGCGCGCCAAACCCGCCGAAGTGCTGGTGCCGGTCACCGACGCGGCGATTTTCGCCCTGTTGCCGCGTCGGGATGAATTGGAAGCCCTGACGGCCGTGCCGTGGCCGAGCACCGCGGCGCTGGAGGAAGCGGCCGATAAGAACCGCACCTTCGCCCTGGCGGCGGAACTGGGGCTGGCGATACCGCCGCAGGTCGTCTGGCGACGCGAGGAACCGTTGCCGCCGGCGATGACGTATCCGACGGTGATCAAGCCCCTGCGCAGCATGATCGACGGCGGCAAGATCGCGGTCGCCTATGCCGCCGACGAGGCGGAACTGCGCGCGCGCACGGCCGATTGGCCCGCCGCGGCGTTTCCGGTGCTGTTGCAGGAACGCGTGGTGGGCGCGGGCGAGGGCTATTTCGGCGTCTGGCGGCACGGCGAACCGGTGGTCGAGTGCGCCCATCGCCGGCGGCGCGAAATGCCGCCGTCGGGCGGCGTCAGCACGCTGCGCGAGGCGATCCCCCTCACCGACGATCTGCGCGAACCCGCCCGCCGGTTGCTCGCGCATTGGCGCTGGCACGGCCCGGCGATGGTCGAATTCAAGCGCGGCCATGACGGCCGCCCCTACCTGATGGAAGTCAACGGCCGGCTCTGGGGCAGCCTGCAACTGGCGGTGGACGCGGGCATCGACATCCCGCTGGCCAGCGTGTTGGTGGCGGTCGGCGAATCGGTGCCGCCGATGACCTATCATCCCGGCGTGCGTACGCGCTGGGAATTGGGCGACCTCGACGCGCTGATCACTCGGCTGTTCAAACGCGACCGCGACCTGAAACTGCCGCCGAACGCGCTGTCGCGCGGGCGCTGGATTTGGGATTTCGTCGCCGACTTTTTTCGGGCCGGCGTGCGAACGGAACTGTGGCGGCGCAACGACACCCATCCGTTCTGGCGCGACCTGCGCAACTGGATGGTCAACAAGCGCTGGATGGTCGCCAAACGGGTGAAAACGCCCGCCGCCACACGGGCGGTGTCGCACCTTCATTCGACGATCAGCTACGACGGCGAGATGTCGGTCGCCGCGATCGCGACCTTGCTGCACCTGCGCGGCGTCCACGTCGGTTTGATCGCCGAGCACGTCAACAACCTGACCCAGGCCGACGTCGACCGGCTGGCCGCCGAATGCCGGCGGTACAGCGAGGCCGACCTCTTGCTCGTGCCCGGCCTGGAATTCGCGACGGCCGAGGGCTGCCACGTGCTCGGCCTGGGTTGCGCGAAGCTGATTGAGGAAACCGACCCGGCCCGGCTGACCGCAGCGATTCGCGCCGCCGGCGGGCTGGCGGTGCTGGCGCATCCGCATTCGGAATGCCTGACCGCCGATTCGCCTCTGGTGCGCTCGCTGGACGGCGTGGAAATCTGGAACACGATGCACGACGGCGCTTACGTGCCCAATCCGCAAAGCGTCGACCGCTGGCTGGAACTCGGGCGCCGCGGGATCGACCTGGCGCCGCTGCACGGCAACGATTTTCATTGCCGCGATCATTTCAAACGCCCGCGGCTGGAATTTCCGGACCTGAAGGAACGGCCGCTCGATTGGCCGACGGTGCGCGAGGCGATTCGCGCCCGCCGTTACCGGCTGTCCAACGACTGGCTGCAAGTGCCGGCCGACCGGCGGCTGGCCTGGTGGAATCCGCTTTTCCACTTGCTCAAGGCGGCGCAGCGGACGGTTTCGAAACTGAAGCAGCGCTTGACCGCGGGCCGGGTGACGCCGTGCTGGGAATACCTCGGGTGTGAAGCGGACGCCTGCTGCGTGGCGCGCGAACAAGGATCGTCGGGCCTGCAGTGCTGGCGGATCGTCGGCACGTTCGCCGGCCAGGACCGCCGCGGGCCCTGCTGCCGCCACCTCCCCGATTGCCGCGAGTGCGAGTATTACCGGTTCCGCAACGCGCCCGGCGACGCCGGTCGGCCGCGCCGGATTCTGCATCTGATCGAGACGGTCAATCCGGGCGGCGCCGAGTTGATGATGCTCAACCTGATCGGCGCGCTGGACCGGCGGCGGTACACCAGCCACGTCGTGCTGATCAAGCACGGATGGTTGGAAACGCGGTTGCGCGAAATGGGAGTGCCGGTCACGGTGCTGCCGCTGCAACGGAAGCTGGATTGGCGATTCGCCCGGGCGGTGGCGCGCCTGGCCCGCCGCCGGCATTTCGATCTGCTGCACAGCCACGAATTCACCATGAACGGCTATGCCTTTTTCGCCGGCCGGCTGGCGCGCAAGGCGACGGTCGCCACGGTGCACGGCAATCTGGAGTACCTCGCCCAGAAGCGCCGCCGGCAATGGTTCTATTGGTGGATCGCCGGCCGCTCCGGCCCGATGGTGACGGTCAGCGAGGAACTCAAGCGGCGGTTGTCGGCGGACTTCAAGCTGTCGGCCGAGCGGTTGACGGTGATTCACAACGGCGTGGCGCTTCCCGCCGCGGAGCCCGACGCGGCCCGGCGGCGCGAGCTGCGCGGCGAACTGGGCCTGCCCGCGGACGCGACGCTCCTGGGGGTGATCGGGCGGTTGCATCCGGTCAAAGGGCAGGACGTCCTGCTGGCCGCGCTGCCGGAACTGCGCGCCCGTTTTCCGCGCGTCCACCTGGGCATTGTCGGGCAGGGCCTGCAACAGCCGTTTCTGGCCGAACGGGTTCGCGAACTGGGCCTGACCGACGCCGTGACCTTCGCCGGTTACCGCGAAAATATCCGCGAATACCTCGGCGCTTTCGATTTGATCGTCGTGCCCAGCCGGTACGAGGGCTTGTCGCTGTTGCTGATCGAAGCGATGGCGGCCGGGCGGCCGATCGTGGCGACGCGGGTCGGCGGCAATCCCGAAGCGATCGCCGACGGTGTTTCCGGGCTGCTGGTGCCGCCGGACGATCCTGCCGCGCTGGCGGCGGCCGCCGGGCGGATTCTCGGCGATCCGGAACTGGCCGCGGGTCTGGGCCGCGCCGCCCGGGCCCGGGCGGAAGAGAGTTTCAGCATCGCCGCCATGCTGGCGGCTTACGACGAATTGTATCGACGCAAAATGGAGCAGCGTTCATGA
- a CDS encoding glycosyltransferase encodes MILWHVGLTLFSLLLLLAAIRYAFFAILSRVQPPPVLPPRAAATRFCVLVPAHNEGANVRATVEAARRFTYPADRFRVVVLVDNCDDDTAAQARDAGAETIERRQPEAPGKGQAVAWAIANHLRPDEALVICDADSRPAPDYLDWMNRALASGYGAAQGFNGSANPEESGLAALAAVTSGMKNAFHYTGKTAAGLPAPLMNGLTLAAATWHAHPWRAFSIVEDFETYLNLVAAGVPIRFVPEAKILSPRASGFRAASSQKQRWSGGQSKLAREVAWPLARRGLREWSWAKLSAALDLLAPGYAPTTAWLLITAIVGRWSFGPTAHPAVGLALAGLLLMGGQFVAGLARLRWTPRLALAVLLAPVYLVWKMALSLRAFRRAPDRWQRSARPGDE; translated from the coding sequence GTGATTCTCTGGCATGTTGGGTTGACGTTGTTTTCGCTGCTGCTGTTGCTGGCGGCCATCCGCTACGCGTTTTTCGCGATCTTGTCGCGCGTGCAGCCGCCGCCCGTCTTACCGCCGCGGGCTGCCGCGACCCGCTTCTGCGTGCTCGTCCCGGCGCACAACGAAGGCGCGAACGTCCGGGCCACCGTCGAGGCGGCGCGCCGCTTCACCTATCCGGCCGACCGGTTTCGCGTCGTCGTGCTGGTGGACAACTGCGACGACGACACCGCCGCCCAGGCGCGGGACGCGGGCGCCGAGACGATCGAGCGGCGGCAGCCGGAAGCGCCGGGCAAGGGGCAGGCGGTCGCGTGGGCGATCGCCAACCATCTGCGGCCAGACGAGGCGCTGGTCATCTGCGACGCCGACAGCCGGCCCGCTCCCGATTACCTGGATTGGATGAACCGGGCGCTGGCCTCCGGTTACGGGGCGGCGCAGGGTTTCAACGGCTCGGCCAACCCCGAGGAAAGCGGGCTGGCCGCGCTGGCCGCGGTGACCAGCGGCATGAAAAACGCCTTCCATTACACCGGCAAGACGGCCGCCGGACTGCCCGCGCCGTTAATGAACGGCCTGACCCTCGCCGCCGCGACGTGGCATGCCCATCCGTGGCGGGCGTTTTCGATCGTCGAGGATTTCGAAACCTACCTGAATCTGGTCGCCGCGGGAGTGCCGATCCGCTTCGTGCCCGAGGCGAAAATCCTCAGCCCCCGGGCGAGCGGTTTCCGGGCGGCTTCCTCGCAGAAGCAACGCTGGAGCGGCGGCCAAAGCAAACTGGCGCGCGAAGTCGCCTGGCCGCTGGCCCGGCGGGGGCTGCGCGAGTGGTCGTGGGCCAAGCTGAGCGCCGCGCTCGACTTGCTGGCGCCGGGCTACGCGCCGACCACGGCCTGGCTGCTAATCACGGCGATCGTCGGCCGATGGTCGTTCGGGCCCACGGCTCATCCGGCCGTCGGTCTGGCGCTGGCGGGATTGCTGTTGATGGGCGGGCAGTTCGTCGCCGGCCTGGCGCGCCTGCGCTGGACGCCGCGCCTGGCGCTGGCGGTCCTGCTGGCGCCGGTGTATCTGGTTTGGAAAATGGCGCTTTCGCTGCGGGCGTTCCGGCGCGCGCCCGACCGCTGGCAGCGGTCCGCGCGGCCCGGGGACGAATAG
- a CDS encoding glycosyltransferase yields the protein MIWPWLAMWLIGLAAFAFPYAIYPWLLGRRGARYAVGQTVTPEKWPAVSVILAAFNAEDRIEAKIAELLKLEYPGQVEIVVVDDGSTDRTAIRAKAAGAHQVLRLPERSGKSEAQNAGVQSARGEVLVFTDVSVVVRENALRQLIPALLVEGVGCVTGVDVSVAGAAGDPAQEAGFYTRFEIALRRREAEAGTLFGVNGCLFAIRKAHRAPVPRDCVDDLYVPLAVQDRGLRVALQPKAEAVVFRPQSLAEEYRRKVRTFTGGLFTLRRAMDDLPRAYRRLRWRLIGHKWLRWLGPFFLLLAFYGSIGLVRRSALGWPIVILEALWLALALLGTIRTGAGRPTSRVVRLAAFILWVQAALLHAWWRLATDRPFVVWRPTRRGL from the coding sequence ATGATCTGGCCCTGGCTGGCGATGTGGCTCATCGGGCTGGCGGCGTTCGCCTTCCCGTACGCGATTTATCCGTGGTTGCTCGGCCGGCGCGGTGCCCGTTACGCGGTCGGGCAGACCGTCACCCCGGAAAAGTGGCCCGCCGTTTCGGTGATTCTGGCCGCCTTCAACGCCGAGGACCGAATCGAGGCGAAAATCGCTGAACTGCTGAAACTGGAATACCCCGGCCAAGTGGAAATCGTCGTGGTGGACGACGGCAGCACCGACCGCACGGCGATCCGCGCCAAGGCGGCCGGAGCGCACCAGGTGCTGCGGCTGCCGGAACGCAGCGGCAAGAGCGAGGCGCAGAACGCCGGCGTCCAGAGCGCGCGGGGCGAGGTGCTGGTGTTCACCGATGTTTCGGTGGTCGTCCGCGAAAACGCGTTGCGGCAATTGATTCCGGCGCTGCTGGTCGAAGGCGTGGGCTGCGTGACGGGCGTGGACGTGTCGGTGGCGGGCGCGGCGGGCGATCCGGCGCAGGAGGCCGGATTTTATACCCGGTTCGAGATCGCGCTCCGACGCCGGGAGGCCGAGGCGGGGACGCTGTTCGGGGTCAACGGCTGTCTGTTCGCGATCCGCAAAGCGCATCGGGCCCCCGTGCCGCGTGACTGCGTCGACGACCTGTACGTGCCCCTGGCCGTGCAGGACCGCGGCCTGCGCGTCGCGCTGCAACCCAAGGCCGAGGCCGTGGTCTTTCGCCCGCAAAGCCTGGCCGAGGAATACCGGCGCAAGGTGCGGACCTTCACCGGCGGTCTGTTCACCCTGCGGCGCGCGATGGACGATCTGCCGCGGGCCTACCGCCGTTTGCGTTGGCGGCTGATCGGCCACAAATGGCTGCGCTGGCTGGGGCCGTTCTTTCTGCTCCTGGCCTTCTACGGCAGCATCGGGCTGGTCCGGCGTTCGGCGCTGGGCTGGCCGATCGTCATTCTCGAGGCGCTGTGGCTGGCGCTCGCGCTGCTGGGCACGATCCGGACCGGCGCGGGGCGGCCGACCTCGCGGGTGGTGCGATTGGCGGCCTTCATCCTGTGGGTCCAGGCGGCGCTGCTTCATGCCTGGTGGCGGTTGGCGACCGATCGCCCCTTCGTCGTTTGGCGGCCGACGCGGCGAGGTCTGTGA
- a CDS encoding ribonuclease J, with protein sequence MTAMNEHQAVKIIPLGGLGEIGLNMLALECEGKILLIDCGLMFPEDFMLGVDIVIPDFTYLAGRSNDIVALLLTHAHEDHIGAVPYLLRHHKPVVVGSKITLAFLEYELAHSRVSGNGNGGGNGHANGNGNGFADVRMETVAAGDKRDYGPFTVEFIQVSHSIHGGFALAIRTPQGLIIHSGDFKLDFTPFDGEMTDMNRFAQFGDQGVLCMLSDSTNVEREGYTISERDIALELENIFHDCPGRIIVTLFASNLQRIQQIFDISSRFSRKIVLNGRSVVESIRIGRQLGVLKIDDDLLGDLNDLEKLDPSRIVILCTGSQGEPMSVLTRIAENNHKHIEIEAGDTVILSSKIIPGNERAVTNIINELYRKGADVVYETISKIHTSGHAYQEELKVLLRLCKPKHFIPIHGEYRQLVQHAKLAKKMGVASKNIHVLESGDSIIAVDGALRAGDRVPSGRVYVDGHGIGDVGNIVLTDRRLLSEDGTITCALAHRDGMIVSGPHFKSKGVVYEPEYAELIDEAKNLVLETMQTLRTDNAFSEEDAKQEIARAVRRLFAKRIGRRPIVIPVIMEV encoded by the coding sequence ATGACAGCCATGAATGAACATCAAGCCGTGAAAATCATCCCGCTGGGAGGACTGGGTGAGATCGGTTTGAACATGTTGGCCCTGGAATGCGAGGGGAAAATCCTGCTGATCGATTGCGGCCTGATGTTCCCCGAGGATTTCATGCTGGGCGTCGACATCGTGATCCCCGACTTTACGTACCTGGCGGGCCGTTCCAACGACATCGTCGCGCTGCTGCTGACGCACGCGCACGAGGACCATATCGGCGCCGTGCCGTATTTGCTGCGCCACCACAAACCGGTGGTCGTCGGCTCGAAGATCACGCTGGCTTTTCTGGAATACGAGTTGGCGCACAGCCGCGTCTCCGGCAACGGCAACGGCGGCGGCAACGGCCATGCCAACGGCAACGGCAACGGCTTTGCCGACGTGCGGATGGAAACGGTCGCGGCCGGGGATAAACGCGATTACGGGCCGTTCACCGTCGAGTTCATCCAGGTCAGCCACTCGATCCACGGCGGCTTCGCGCTGGCGATCCGGACGCCGCAAGGGCTGATCATCCACTCCGGCGACTTCAAGCTGGATTTCACGCCCTTCGACGGCGAAATGACCGACATGAACCGCTTCGCGCAATTCGGCGATCAGGGCGTGCTGTGCATGCTGTCGGATTCGACCAACGTCGAGCGCGAGGGCTACACGATCAGCGAACGCGACATCGCCCTGGAACTGGAAAACATCTTCCACGACTGCCCGGGCCGGATCATCGTCACGCTCTTTGCCAGCAACCTGCAGCGCATCCAGCAAATCTTCGACATTTCCTCCCGGTTCAGCCGCAAGATCGTGCTCAACGGCCGGAGCGTGGTGGAAAGCATCCGGATCGGCCGGCAGCTCGGCGTGCTGAAAATCGACGACGACCTGCTCGGCGACCTCAACGACCTGGAGAAGCTGGACCCCAGCCGCATCGTCATCCTGTGCACCGGCAGCCAGGGCGAGCCGATGAGCGTGCTCACCCGCATCGCCGAAAACAACCACAAGCACATCGAAATCGAAGCGGGCGACACGGTGATCCTGTCCTCGAAGATCATCCCCGGCAACGAGCGCGCCGTCACCAACATCATCAATGAACTGTACCGCAAAGGCGCCGACGTCGTCTATGAGACCATCAGCAAGATCCACACCAGCGGCCACGCCTACCAGGAGGAACTCAAGGTTCTGCTGCGGCTGTGCAAGCCCAAGCATTTCATCCCGATTCACGGCGAGTACCGGCAACTCGTGCAACACGCCAAGCTGGCGAAAAAAATGGGCGTGGCCTCGAAAAACATCCACGTGCTGGAAAGCGGCGATTCGATCATCGCCGTCGATGGCGCTCTGCGCGCCGGCGACCGCGTGCCGTCGGGCCGCGTCTACGTCGACGGCCACGGCATCGGCGACGTGGGCAACATCGTCCTGACCGACCGCCGGCTGCTGTCGGAGGACGGCACCATCACTTGCGCGCTGGCCCATCGTGACGGCATGATCGTCTCCGGGCCGCACTTCAAGAGCAAAGGCGTCGTCTACGAGCCGGAATACGCCGAACTGATCGACGAGGCGAAAAACCTGGTGTTGGAAACGATGCAGACCCTGCGGACCGACAACGCCTTCAGCGAGGAAGACGCCAAGCAGGAAATCGCCCGCGCGGTGCGCCGCCTGTTCGCCAAACGCATCGGCCGGCGCCCGATCGTCATTCCCGTAATCATGGAGGTCTGA